A part of Rattus rattus isolate New Zealand chromosome 4, Rrattus_CSIRO_v1, whole genome shotgun sequence genomic DNA contains:
- the LOC116898163 gene encoding proteolipid protein 2-like: MVDSERLSAPGCWLACTSFSRSKKGILLFAEIILCLVILVCFSVSTSDCFSLSVIEMIFAAVLFVFYMCDLHSKISFISWPWTDFFRSLIAAILYLITSIVVLVEGRGSSIFVAGVLGLLATLLFGYDAYITFPLKQQRHTAAPTDPTNGP, translated from the coding sequence ATGGTGGACTCCGAGCGTCTCTCGGCTCCCGGCTGCTGGTTAGCCTGCACCAGCTTCTCGCGCAGCAAAAAGGGAATTCTCCTGTTTGCTGAGATTATACTGTGCCTGGTGATTTTGGTTTGCTTCAGTGTGTCTACATCGGACTGCTTCTCCCTGTCGGTGATTGAGATGATCTTTGCTGCTGTCTTATTCGTTTTCTACATGTGTGACCTGCACTCCAAGATATCATTCATCAGTTGGCCTTGGACCGACTTCTTCAGATCCCTCATAGCAGCCATCCTGTACCTGATCACTTCCATTGTTGTCCTTGTAGAAGGAAGAGGCAGCTCCATATTCGTCGCTGGGGTGCTGGGCTTGCTGGCTACATTGCTCTTTGGTTATGATGCATACATCACCTTCCCTCTAAAGCAGCAAAGACATACAGCAGCCCCCACTGACCCCACAAATGGCCCATGA